The genomic region TATCGCTTCTCGCCGGGTGAAAAGACCGCAGTGCGGCTGAACAACAGCGCGACGGTGGTGGATCTGACCGCCGACAATTGTTTCTACTGGCTGCACCTCAACCTTGTCGACGCGCGTGTGCCGGCATTGCTCGACACACTCACCGGGCTGACGGAGGACGCGAAATCGGCGCTGACGACGCGCGACACGCATGCGACCATCACCGTCGACGAGCAGATGCTCTACGGCACGCTCGTCGACTGCCAGCGCGATTTCGCTGAGGATACCAGCAATCTCGGCTGGCTGCATTTCGCCATGTCCGACCGCTTCATCATCACCACCAGGCTGCAGCCGCTGCGCAGCGTCGAGCGGGCGCGGGCGCTGATCGAGAAGAACCCGGGCAAATTCTCGCGGCCGGTCGATCTCTTCGAACTGCTGGTGATCGAGTTTCAGCGCACGCTGATCGCCATTGTCATCGAGCTTACCGATGAGCTGAACCTGATCGAGGATTTCGTCTACGACAATGCGCCGCGCGACGAACGCCGGCGGCTGGCGCCGGTGCGGCGCACCGTGGTCAGGCTGCACCGGCATCTGCGCACGGTGCTGGCGCTGATGCGCCGCGCCGCGGCGGCCGACGAGGACGAGATGCCCTTCGGCTTCGACGACGTGGCGCGGCGGCTGACGAGCCGGCTGGAAACGGTCGACCACGATATCTATGCGCTGCAGGATAGGGCGCGCCTGCTGCACGAAGAAATCGATTCGAAACAATCCTCCGAGACCAATCGCCACCTCTATCTGCTGTCGATCATGACCGCTTTCCTGCTGCCGCCGACCCTGGTGACCGGTTTCTTCGGCATGAACACCGCCAACCTGCCCTTCGCCGTCGGCGACTACGGCACCGAATACG from Rhizobium sp. BT03 harbors:
- a CDS encoding transporter — encoded protein: MDTLPVNIPGFVWAYRFSPGEKTAVRLNNSATVVDLTADNCFYWLHLNLVDARVPALLDTLTGLTEDAKSALTTRDTHATITVDEQMLYGTLVDCQRDFAEDTSNLGWLHFAMSDRFIITTRLQPLRSVERARALIEKNPGKFSRPVDLFELLVIEFQRTLIAIVIELTDELNLIEDFVYDNAPRDERRRLAPVRRTVVRLHRHLRTVLALMRRAAAADEDEMPFGFDDVARRLTSRLETVDHDIYALQDRARLLHEEIDSKQSSETNRHLYLLSIMTAFLLPPTLVTGFFGMNTANLPFAVGDYGTEYAVALIVASIAFAWWLLRRVDIL